The DNA window GGGGGAAAGCGTTTCGCTAACCGTTTTCAAATGGATTTAATGAGgccaaggagagaaaacaacGTCTGGGAAGAAACCGGGGAGTTCATCAGAGCCAGTTTAGCGGCGCAGAACTTTTTCGGGAGGGTGGGGAGCGGGCTGCGGATGGGCCCGGGGTGACTTTGCTGCACGTATCCATCCCAAAGCCGTTGATTTTGACCATTGCGGGTGTTTAGATGTCAAAATAGACCCCAAACCTTGGCGCAGCGGGTGCCCCGCTGACCTGGCCTTGCCTGGACCCGTGCGACGTGCTCCTCAACCCcataaaaaaatccctctcctgCCAAACCCACCTTTTCCCGCAGCAGGGTTTATGCCCCAAGCTATGGGGAAGGCTCGCAGCTGATAAGAGGTTTAATTTGCTGCCTCTAACATGACCTGTGGTGGTTAtagctgttttccagcagctctcctgctgctttttcctcccctcGATCCACCTCGCACGAGGGAATCGGGGCCAAATCCTGGCGCCGCTCTGCTCCCCATCGCGTCCCCAGTGCTCAAAGGGTTGaggtcaacggctcgatgtccaagtgggGACCAGTGAGGGGCGGcgtccctcaggggtctgtactgggaccagtgctgttgaacatctttgttggtgacatggatGGTGGGATTGAGTGTGTCCACAGCAAGTTTGGGGACGACACcgagctgtgtggtgcggtgacacgctggagggaaggggtgacatccagagggacgtggacaggctggagagctgggcctgtgcgaactgcatgaagctcaataaggccaagtgcaaggtcctgcacgtgggtcagggcgatcccaagcacaaacacaggctgggtggagaatggattgagggcagccctgaggagaaggacttgggggtgatgggtgacgagaagctcaacacgagctggcaacgtgcgctcgcagcccagaaagccaactgtgtcctgggctgcatccccagcagcgtggccagcagggcgagggaggggattctgcccctctgctccgctctcgggagaccccccctgcagtgctgcgtccagctctggggcccccaacagcagaaggacacggagctgttggagcgagtccagaggaggccacggagatgctcagagggctggagcacctctgctgtggagacaggctgagagagttggggctgttcagcctggaccttctagcaccttccagtgcctgaaggggctacaagaaagctggagagtgacttttgacaagggcatggagtgataagacgagggggaacagttttaaactgcaagaggggagattgagatgagatattgggaagaaattgtttgctgtgagggtggtgagagcctggcccaggttgcccagagaagctgtggctgccccctccctggcagtgttcaagggcaggttggatggggcttggagcaacctggtctggtggaaggtgtccctgcccgtggcagggggttggaacgagatgggctttaaggtcccttccaacccaaaccagtctgtgattgtATGACTTGCGCATCCTCTGGAGTGGAGCCGTGCGCATGGGCTGTGAAATCCCTCCTGCGCAGGAGCCAGAGGTGCAGGAGGATTTAATTCTCGTACGATGCCCCGTCCcgctcccctgtcccccccctgATCCTCTGGGCCCGGAGCCGCCTCTCCCGGGGGTGACTTGGGCGACTTGGGCGCTTGCTCCATCCCCCGGGGTACAGCTTggcccccccatccctgctggCTTTGGGGGAGAAACCTCACACTTTTGGGTTtaaaacagggagaaaagggaTTTAGCTCAGGACACAACATGgcaagaggggctgggggcgggggggctgctgCGGGGTTTTGCACCGATGATTTTGGGGGGTGGCTTCTTCCCCCCCAGCTCTGGGGATTCTCTGTTGTCTAATATAAGGTTGAGCTCGCTCAGCAGCCCGTCCCCAGGGGGCTCGGTGCGGGTTTCCCCCCTCCACATCCCCTCTCAACGCGCCATTTGcagcatccatccatccacatGAGCCAAATCCTGCACCCAGCACCTTCCTGGGGCGTGCGACCACCATCATGGGGGCAACGGGAGACGCACAGCCCACAATTAGGCAATTAGGGGGTGGCAATTAAtgcaggaggctgggggggagcCTCCTTCTCCCTGACATTTTGCTCCTGGGAAGGAGAGAATAAATGATCCAGAAAGTTTCCATCGTGAGAGCAGCTCTGACGACGCCGGCGTGCGGGAGGCGTCTGCCTCCGGAGCACGCGGGGCCGGTGGGAATGTTTAATTTTTGCCGTAAACTTTATTTTGATGGTTTGGGCGATTATGAAGGggaaggaatttatttttccactcaGCTCTCACGTTTATTGCagcggaaaaaaaaagtaaaaccccACCAGCATTTGTACAGGAGAAGACTTATTTAATAAATGTTAATTCAAATGAAGCGTTTTCGCTTGCTGCTGTCCTGGAGCCATCGAGGcggggggtggtgggaggaaAAGGCTGgtttggactttttttcccccaaaatgtaGAGGTTTAGAAACACTCAAGATGCTGCGTTGCATCAGGGCCGGGGTGTGGGGTGCTAGGGGTGATGCTGGGCTGAACTGGCCGCAGCAGCGGGGCCTCGGAGCTGTaaaattggggggaaaaaagaaaagaaataaaaatatcaggaGAGTTGGGGAGGGGATGATAAAGGAGATGGAGCAAAGATCAAGAGTCCGGTGCTGCCGTCGTGAGGGCGGAGATCCCGCAGGGCTGGTTTGGGGGAGGAactggggggaactgggggggaTTGGGGGGAACTGCGGGGAATTGGGGGGAATTGGGAGGAATTGGGGGGATTGGGGGGAATTAGGGGGAATGGGGTGTGGGAGGCCTCCGTACTGGGACGAGGGCCCTCACAGTGGTGTGGGAGGGCTCCATACTGGGACGGGGTGCCCTCATACTGGTGTGTGTGGGTTCTGTACTGGGACAGGTGCCCTTGTAGTGGTATGGGAGAGCTCTATACCGGGACAGAGACCCTCATACTGGTGTAGGAAAGCTCTGTACCAGGAGGGGTGCCCTGATACTGGTGTGTGTGGGTTCCGCACTGGGACAGGTGCCCTTGTAGCGGTATGGGAGGGCTCTATACTGGCATGGGGGCCCTCATAGTGGTGTGGAAAGGCTCATACTGGGACGCAGGCCCTGATAATGGTGGTGAGGGGCTCTGTACTGGGATGGGGACCCTCATACTGGTGTGGAAGGGTTCATACTGGGACGAGGGCCCTGCACACTGGGGCGTCGGGGCTCCATACTGGGTCAGGTGCCCTCACACTGGTGGGGACGGGCCCATACTGGGACGGGGGCCCTCATACTGGTGTGTGAAGGGTCCATACTGGGTCGGGTACCCTCATACTGTTTGGTGCGGCCCCATACTGGTCCCACTGCCTCCTTACTGGTGCCCCCCCCCGCGCATGCGcgctctgcccccccccccggcccggcccatGCGCATGCGCGGGCAGGGAGCGGCGCACCGCGCAGTGCGCATGCGCGCTGGGACACGCCCACCTAGTTTATCCCGCCCCCGCGGGGACACCCCCCCCGCGCAGCTCCAGCGCATGCGCACCGCTGGCCACGCCCCTCAGCCTCGCCGGAGGGGTGGGGTCATGGGCACCGCCTCTCTGCGGTTCGGCGCATGCGCACTGAGGGGAGGGGCACGCCCGGGCGGGGCAGTTCGTCACGGCGAGGCGGTGCCCTCAAAGCCCCGCCCATTCCCCCCCCCTCGTGGGTGGGGCAGCCCCCGCGGTGACGAAACGCCCCGCCCGGGCGTGTATTGGGCGGAGCGTTAGCGGGGGGCGTGGCTATGCggaggggcggggcgagggcggGGCTCCGCCCACCGCGCCCACCGCCTCCTCGCGGCGTTGTCATAGCGACGGCGGCTGCGCGGGTGGAAGCGAGGCTGCGGCGGCGGGTCTGAGGGGTCGCGCTGGGCCGGGGGCTATGGGGGGGCTTTTGGGGGTGTCCCTCGCGGGGGTGGTGGGGGACAGGCCCCTGTGGGGTTGTTTGAGGGGAGTGTTCCTatttggggggggtctggggggtgGTGGGTCTCTgggggggggtgtttgggggagCAGGTGGGCCGCTGTGGGGTTGGTGTTGGGGTACAGGCCCCTGTGGGGTTGTTTGAGGGAGATATTCCtatttgggggggggtctgAGGGGCGGTGGGTCTCTGGGGGCCTGTTTTGGAGGGGGGCAGGTGGGCCACTGTGGGGTTGGTGTCAGGGGACAGGCCCGTGTGGGGTTGTTTGAGGGGAGTATTCCtggtttggggggggtctggggggcgGTGGGTCTCTgggggggggtgtttggggggtaGGTGGGCCCCTGTGGGGTTGGTGTCAGGGGACAGGCCCCTGTGGGGTTGTTTGAGGGGGATATTCCTatttggggggggtctggggggcgGTGGGTCTCTGGGGGGGTGTTTGGAGGGGCAGGTGGGCCCCTGTGGGGAGGGTGTTGGGGTACAGGCCCCTGTGGGGTTGTTTGAGGAGGATATTCctatttggggggggggtctggggggcgGTGGGTctctggggggtgggggggtgtttgggggagCAGGTGGGCCCCTGTGAGGAGGGTGTTGAGGGACAGGCCCCTGTGGGGTTGTTTGAGGGGAGTGTTCCTCTCTGGGAGGGGCTGAGGGACAGTGGGTCTCTGTGTGggaggtgttttggggaggggtcctggggagggggggtgttggggggggctGGTGTGTctcttttttgggggtgggggttgtCTAAGAAGGtatggctggggaggaggggtaTGTCTCTCCtttgggggggtcctggggggtgtAGGTCTGTCTCTGTGGAGGTTGTTGGCTTCTTGGGGGATGTCGGGAGGGGTGTCTCTGTTTTGAGGGGCTGTCTGGAAATGAGCCTCTTTGAGGTGCCTCGAAGTAGGGTGTCTCTTTTGGTAGGGTGCTGGGGAGTCacccctgggggggggggctctcTGTGGTGGGTGTTGGACCCCTGGGAGGGTGGCTCTATGTAGGGGTGTTTCTCTAAGGGGTGTTGGGGTGGGTTTCTGGGGGAAGCAGGTTGTTCCCTTTGTCCCTGTAGTTCAGAGGAGGGTTTTCTTGTTGGCCAGAAGCAGGTTGAAAATCTATTTAATGACCAGGGCTGCTCTTGCTGCCTCTGTCACAGGTTACGTGgcttttctccagcagcagcgaTGGGTTCTGTGCTTTCCCCCTCCGTTAATAACGCTGCCTCCAGGCAGAGCAAGAAGGTTCAGCGTAACAATGATGACGTACTCGATAGCCAAGACCGTGTGGAAGACATTGCCAAGTTTCCGTACGTTGAATTCACGGGTCAGGACAGCATCACCTGTCCCACTTGCCAAGGCACTGGCTGCATTCCCACAGGTGACTGCTCCTCTCGGGcttaaatacagaaagaaaacgtTGTTTATTTACATGAGCAacgttcacagaatcacagactggtttgggttgggagggaccttaaagcccacctcgttccaaccccccgccacgggcagggacaccttccaccagcccaggttgctccaagccccatccagcctggccttgaacactgccagggagggggcagccacagcttctctgggcaacctgggccagtgtctcaccaccctcacagggaagaatttcttcctcatatctcatctcaatctcccctctttcagtttaaaaccatttaagACCTGGTGTGCATATGGAATTGGTAACgtgttccttttgctttccagagCAGGTAAATGAGTTGGTGGCTCTGATACCCTACAGTGACCAACGGCTTCGTCCGCAGAGAACGTAAGTGTGTAGTAAGAGAGTAACTCCATCTTTGCAAAGAGCAAACAGGGCTCTTCTGTCCTTTATTGCTACAACTAAATGCTTCACCCGCTCTGCAGCCTCTCCTTCATCTAGTGGTTTGTTTTCATCCAAGTGTGCCAACAAATACAATTTAACGTGTAACTTTAAATACTTCCCCTGAAATCCCACTGTGGGATGACCGTGGAAACAATGATCCTACTCACACCCTTCATCCCTTTGCTGAAGCTTTTAGACAGAAACTGCCTTACCAACAGCGAAAATACTGGACTGAAAACACCATGGGGGCAAAAATGATTCGTTGGTTACTCATTACCAAACAATAAACTGTTTAAAGGGTGACGGTTTTGAGCAGTTTCAGATATCGAAAGCGTTAGAGCAGCACTTCTGTGTCTCTTCTGGGGAAGAACAAACACGTGGTGTTTGCTGGCTGGGTTGGGTTTCGGACACAAGGTCTCTTGCAGCTGCAGATGCTGTGTCAGGGCAAAGGAGGTgaccccttccctgcctcttcCAGGAAGCTCTATGTCCTGCTGTcggtgctgctctgcctgctgatATCAGGGCTGgtggttttcttcctgttcccaCACTCTGTCCTGGTAGAGGACGACGGTATTAAAGTGGTTCGGGTTTGGTTCGACAAGAAGAACTCCGTCATCATTCTTGCCATCACGGTAAAgcttttgtgtgtctgtgttccTGATGGCAATAAATTCCGTGTGGAGCGGCCAGGAAGGTCGCTGCTActcacctctccccctcctctctccatcCAGGCCACCTTACGGATCAGGAACTCCAACTTCTACTCGGTGACGGTGACCAGCCTGACTAGCAGGGTGCAGTACATGAACACTGTGGTGGGATCCCAGCAGATCACCAACGTCTCCAGCATCCAGCCACGGAGAGACAAACTGGTATTCATCTTTCATTGCGCTCGTAGTATAAGCATCACCAAATCAAGTGTGAAACCTGCGAGTTAACTTGATGGTGGCCCATCTATACCTTAAAGCCTTGCTTGGCAAGATAATCTCATGGCTAAATTAGTCTGTGCTTTATGCTGAAAGGCAACGGAAGGTAGGAAGTACTCTGAAAGGGGCACTCAAGTTGcatgtgaatatatttttattttttacaggtGAATTTCACTGTGAAGGCGGAGCTGGGTGGATCCTTATCCTATGTGTAGTAAGGATTTACAACTCTTTGTATATAGCTGGGGAAGAGGGTGGGTTTAAGCTGCTTTGATTAGAATTTGCTCTGGAAATGACTTGTTTGCTGCTAGCTTCTTGGAAAGTAACTGTTTGCTAGAAATGACTTGAAAGGCTGCTTTGTCGGGATGTTGTGACGTGGTTTTTGGACCGTGTCTCAGGTTGAGTTAGagccaaaggggaaaaatatcacCAGAAGATACCGAGAAACGCGTGTGTCTCTGCAACCCTGCTTAGCCCTGTGCTCTTTTGGTGTCTTCCAGTTTCTTTTGCACGTTTCCCAAGGTGAAGGTACACAACATCGTGATCTTCATGAGGTGGGTGGTTCTCTGCTCGGCTCCTGACTCAAAGGGGAATTGCTGCCACAGCAAATCTAGGGTACACGAAGAAAATCCCGCTTGGCAAGCGCCCCAGCCCGCTTCACTGTGTCAGCTTTTAATCCAGGCTGGTTGACACAGTTGGGTGAAATGTAAGATAGAGAGGGGAAGACACCAGCTTGCTCCACGCTGAGCTTTCACGTGAGGGGTGGGGTGCTCCAGGGGCTGCGCTCGCCAGCTCTGTGTATCCCTGCCCGCTGCAGCGAGCCATCTTAAGCAAAAATCTGAGAGGATCTGCAGCTTTTGAGGGGGAAGAGGAGTTGTGATGAGTATAGAACCTGCTGGGGATTTTAATTTTGATAGAGGGATTGCTGTCGTGGGTCCTGTCCCCACTAAACTGCTCTTCCCCCCTTCCCAGGACATCGGTGAAGCTCTCGTACATCGGCCACGTGACGCAGAGCGCTTTGGAAACGTACCATTACGTGGATTGCAGCACCAACTCCACGGCTGCCCAGGAACCcctgcctctgctctcctcctcgACGTGAGGCGCAGCCAAAGCCGAGAGCGAGCCCTGAGGGTGCAGCTGAGGCTTTCTGTGGGCGGATGGATTTCTAGAAGGGGACCAGGAGCTTTCAAATGGAAGCAGAGGGGATCGCGAGTGACTTTGGTGGGAGATGTTTGGAAGCTCTGGGTCCCTTTTGTGCTCTTCCA is part of the Nyctibius grandis isolate bNycGra1 chromosome 11, bNycGra1.pri, whole genome shotgun sequence genome and encodes:
- the TMEM106C gene encoding transmembrane protein 106C, with translation MGSVLSPSVNNAASRQSKKVQRNNDDVLDSQDRVEDIAKFPYVEFTGQDSITCPTCQGTGCIPTEQVNELVALIPYSDQRLRPQRTKLYVLLSVLLCLLISGLVVFFLFPHSVLVEDDGIKVVRVWFDKKNSVIILAITATLRIRNSNFYSVTVTSLTSRVQYMNTVVGSQQITNVSSIQPRRDKLVNFTVKAELGGSLSYVYFFCTFPKVKVHNIVIFMRTSVKLSYIGHVTQSALETYHYVDCSTNSTAAQEPLPLLSSST